The genome window taaagaaaactgGTAGGAGAGAAAAATAGGTCATGAATAGCAATATAGGAAAGAGACTCGGCCAGTTTATTGGGTCACCCGTTTTCTGAAAAATCATTTGAGTCAATCGAGATATACCGAGTGACATGCAGATCCGTTTCAAAGCAACTCGAATTGCTCTCATGACTGATTTACAGGTTAACCAAGTCAGCCCACTGGATCAAGCCTAGTCTTACTATGAAactaatccaaacacactatttgTCAATTTAACTTATCTGTATCCAATTTATGTTTGTctcttaagaaatttttttaccaGGATCCTGTTCATGAAATCCAAAGAATTCATATGCATATACCAGATTTTGAGAAGATTTAAATAGTCTAGTCCAAAACTTGATGATATGTAATGAGTGAAATTAGAGGCTTGATTAGCAAGTTagttgtcattttattttaagaagataattagttattagctgtcaaaaacaaaagaaaaaagtaagggATAGGTTGCTTGAAACATGAGTAGTAGTAATTGGAGGAAAATCTGGATTAAGAGGATATAAATAAACGCTCTTATGTACATTCTTATTCATTTATGAATAAAGTTCTAAATCGTTCCTCTTGTACCTTGAGGGTAGAGAGTGAGTGAGGGTTCAATTGGGTAAATCTATTCCCAATTGTTATAATTGGTATCAGATTAGCTTGGTGACGATGGTGACCACGAAAGAACTCGAGACTCGCATGGAATTCTATGAAAAGAATCTCTCTGATCATTAAGAATCAATGCAGAAAACGTTGGAAATAGTGCAGATATCGATTGAAAGCCTCATAGCAGCAATCGCAGCGATGAACGCCGGCAAGAAAATCATGAACGATGAAGATCATCACAGTGAAACGCCAGAAACGATTCTTTCAATAGCTGATAGAGCGCAGACTCCATTTTCATCCTTTGATGGCTCCAACTTTCGAGGTTGGAAAGCAAAAgcaaaacaattttttgaatTGGAGGGTACCCCTAAAGAACAAAGAAGAcgtttgttattactattgatgGATGGTAAAGCCTTTGCGTGGCAAAAGCACTACATGTAGAGCAGCAATAACAGAAGGAATTCTTGGCAACAAATCATTCATGATGCTGGAAGCAGATTCAACACGGGTGCATTCGATGATCCAATAGCAGAGATTGCAAGATTGAAGCAAGATGGCCCTTTGATCGATTACTTGGAAAACTTTGACACATTGTTAGCTCGAGTATTAATTACAGAAGACTTAGCATtaagtttctttctttctggtTTAACATAGGCCAAAGGCAATTCAAGAAGCTATACGAATTGCAAGATTACAAGAAGAGGTCCTTCAAGAAATGGCAAAGAAATTCTCACCAGCAAAATCCGTTAGTTCCGAATCTCGAGTCAGATATACAAGATCTTGGTCTTCTACATCTTCACAAACTAAAAGTTATCCAATCACCACCTTAATTACAACAAAATTAATCTCAGAATCCTACATTTTCAACACTTCCAACAAATTCTAAGGTATCATCCACAAATCTTAGCTTTAGGAAGCAAATTAGTGAATGAATTGCAAAGGGACTATGTAGATTTTGTGGTGAAAAATGGGATTGGGATCATAAGCAACGATGTAAAGTATGGGGTAAACTAACTGCTATTTTCAGTGCACAAGATAATATGACTGCTGAATTTACATCTAAATATGAACGGGAGCAAGAAACTGAATTAGTAGAACAAAGTCTGGATTTAATTAGGAATGTAGATGTTCATATATCCCTTAATGCATTACAAGGTGTAGATGGGGGGAACACCCTGCAGATGACAggcttaattaaaaaacaactaGTGCCTTTTTTAATGGACACTGGAAATACACACAACTTCATTAGTGCCAAGTGGGTAAAATCACTCGGACTTAAGTCtcaaagcataaaaaaatttccAGTTATGATTGCATCTGATAAACAAATGGTTATTACTAGAAGTTATCCTCAGGTAGAATGGTGGTTTGGTGATCATATTTTTCAAGCTGATTTTTTAGTTTTGCCTAATAGTATTTTTGGGGTGATTTTGGGTATGCAGTGGTTCAAGATACTAGGTGACATCAACTGGAATTGTGCTTAGCTAACAATGCAGTTTCAACATCAAAGAAAACTGGTCTGCTTACAAGGTGAACAAATTTCAGAGAACATCATGAAATTGGAAGGTAAATTAAACCTAGCTCATTGCCAGGCCATGTTCGTAGCACTGCAAGGACCAGTTTGCTATAATGAGATATCGGTGGAGGATCACAAGTTGACTCAAAAATAGGAATCTAAACTGCATCAGTTTGAATTAGCCCAAGATTTAAAGCATTCTCTGATTGGTTACTGAATGTACCATATTTAACAACCATTTCGAGGTCATCAAAATCACTACATTCGACGTCAATGTTATCCCcttaattaagataatttttaacttttatctaCTTCATCATCTGCACAATCTAAACCCTAGCTCGGTTGTCGAtgttttagaaaagaaaataggtgATAACATGAATACTCCTTTGTCCTTTTCACATTGTCGTGCATTGGGAGGATGATCTTTCTTACTATGATTGATTTAACATTTGCTTGTTAAAAAACGTGACCCTCTATTACAACCACTAGAAGGCAATACTGATGCAAACATTTACGAAATGGTTGGTTCAACTAGACTGAAGCACACGAGTAAATCATATGGACACAGATCCTCTCAGTTTAAAAAAACCGGAGAATATCTACTTTACAAATCCCACCACCGTTCATatgtattttttagaatttatatattaaatttttaataatattaaagttaACTAAGGGCTGACATAACGTCAATCATTTTGTCAGCTTGAATTAAACTAGGAATATTATCGGCTAGCCTGCATTTGATCCTATTCACATGAAGCAACCTGACTAGACCAGCCAACCTCAAGTGATCTCCCCTAGTCCCTAGACAGATGATATATGGACCAATGAGTTAAATGGACAAATTCATTATGATATAATAAAGTTTTgtctttgtgttttaatttaaaatactttttatatttttttgtaatcacATGTTTCTTCATCAGTAAGacatatttttgttgaaaatttatattaaattaaatcaattttttaattaattattcaatcaaTACCCTGTTTTCTTTAATCAATAGTTCAATACTCcttaaatataatgaaatattttttaatcactattagaattatattttattaattaaattaatttttaatttttgtaaaagaaaaaattttaatggctgtatttattattttgtagttTAATACCCATAAAACAGTCTACCAGTTAAGCCTCCAAGCATGAAAAAGGCAATTccatacaaaaagaaaagaaatgataagtgcacaataatttctattatttaggTTAATTAGGTCCTCAATAGGGTCATGGCCATGGATGTTTTCCAACTCCAAATTCTCATTTCCAACATTTTGGCCCTGTTAGTAGGTGTCTTGATTTAAGGCTTAAAGAGAACACATAGTGGCCATGACAAGATCTGCAGTGCACCTCAAGCAGGAGGAGCATGGCCAATTATTGGCCATTTACACCTCTTTGGGGGTCAACAACATACTCACAAAACACTTGTGCTAAAATTTCCTTTGCTAATTAAACACTGATACAACCCCTTTATCAAGGGCACATACAACTTTCGCTCTGTAAgatataaataaagtaaaataataataataaatttattcaaaatagttATTACTAACAAAATACGATCTCAATTCATAACTTAGTAAACAAGTTGGGTGCAGTAAATCAATAAATTCTTGATACATTATTAATAACCATTAATTAATGATGTATCTGACAAAATAGAACCATATGATCCATATGAATATCTGAAGTCAGAAAAGCATGTTATCAAATTTTAAGTTGTGGGGTGCCTGTCTTTCTTCATAATCATTCCTACCAGCTGTAACGAAGGATCTACTCCAATTTTTTTGTCAATCTAGTTTcttctatacttcatattctTCTAGGCTTCTAACCACTTGAATTTAAAATCatcattaatgttttaaaactttacactagataataaaatattagtataatttattttcctattattgtattttaattattagtagtataaattttaaaagtaagaagtaaaaaaataagtacGAAATTTAGTTATAGGGAATTCAAATGTCCATGTTATACCTCCGATTCACGTACATGTCTAATGCGAATAGTCAAGGACCGTGTACAGGCATTTTGGAATCTaagacaaaaatattaaagtggtcttttttttataagaattttaaagagacttaatatattatataaaatattaatttttatattaatcttctAGCTTTTTTAGCTGCAAAATCATTTATTGGAGTTTTATAATCAAGCAATTCTAACACTTCACTTTTAATAGATAATATAGCTAACTCATTCAATCTATCTTGAGATTCAATtagctttttaatttttctttttttcttcaatttttcataaCCAGATTCATACTTTCtatttgatattttcttttgtaaataatcaaaataaaaaatttaactaaatattaaagaaatctaaataaactaaactctaaaataaatatagaaaatgatGATAGATGAACAGAACGATAGAACCTGAAATTGGAAACAGACagagattttgttgtttagATGTTGTGTCAGGCACAAGGTTCTACGTGATACGTGTTGTATTGCTGCGTACCCAGAGTCATGCCCGTGAAATGAATCGTTCCACCAATCCACCGGGATGGAGATGAAAGGCTCCGTACGCGGGACGCCAAGGTGTATGCGGTTTATAGGCATTCAGAATCCAGACAATGTTAAATCCAGAGAGATTAAGTCGCGGagataaagtttgatcaatAGATAATAGGTTTCATCCAAGGGAAGgagaagaataaatttttttttatgaacaaaaGATGAGGAGATGAAAAAACGTGAATAATGGAGTTTGGAGAGTGAGATAAGTTAGCTAGGGAATTGAGATGAGTTAAAGGAAAGTTAATAGAGATTTACTTTATtgagataaataaaatactttaaatgatTACATTTATCTTATATTTCTCTTAAGTGATACACACACCCTGTAAAAATACGAGTAAAAATACGAATaggaggagaagaaaaaaagtttaaaaatttatttactcaATTACAAATCATGTTCATGGTGAATTTTaaatgagttattataaaacacaacaaaattatCCTACATGTTAACttctaattaattgacattataaaaatattttatattatttctttatttttcatcaaaataCTTATTACATATATCACTTTcagtctttattttttatttttttcatcttaaaaTGACGTTTagtatttttcaatatattccATGATGACTGatgtgatatatataaaaaagataagataagtataaaaaaaggTCAAGGGTgatgtaaaaaataaagttgGTGAGAGTAACAGAACATGTATGCATTCTTATCTGCTTGAGTGGTAAGAGCAACTGCGGACCCTGCCCTTCAATTTCTCCGAAGCTGACATTTAGCATCCTACAACGACAGCCCCTTTTGGCCCTGCCATATGCTCGCCTTATTTATTCATGTGGCCGGCATCTAATCTGTAAGGAACCAAACTCACGCTTCAGACAAATATCTCCCCAAAAGAATGTTATTGTTGAGAAAAGTTGCAAGCTAGCCTAGGTTAGATCACATGCATAATGCTCAAAATTTGAGAGACTAGTTAGTTTGTGATTTATAGATTCACCTCTAGCCTACCCCCAAGGGACATGTTCTCCCATTTgactgaaaattaaatttatatttaatacccATTTCAATATTTGTGTATGATCTCATTAATTAGCCGGCAATACTTTGTAATGTATGatccaaaatgaaaattcttgtTATATAAAGCACATGGAAAGACAAGACTAAAAATAGTTCTAGCATTTATTTTGATCAAACCATACATGGGTGATGGTAAAATGAATACTTCCtctttgatattattattattctaaacATATCAGTTTTTagtattacttattttaaagtaGTATTCATTTTGATCTATTGAGTTAGACGtaataatataagattttacTGTATTTAAGGTATAACCTTTATATCtgatttaagataaataaaaaaagtaatgttCGTTTTGAAACATCTCCATAAAATTTGTAGGGCATTAGTTCCACGGATCCTCTAGTGTTAAACCTTCTAATTAAGTAGCTTCCCGGAGCTTCTAATGCGGATTCTTGAATTTGTGTGTACCTCCTTTCTATACATGGCTCAGAGTACAATTTTGGGAATTTGAGTCTTGTGATGAATCTTGGACCTTTTGTATTTAGCAACATCAgcttttttagttttcttgtAGTCACTTGGTGAATACTcaatttttgattgattttcACGTTTCTAAATAGTTATGCTTGTGTCTGAAGAATATCATCAGATATTGATGCCTGAAAATTTTgaccaaaaaattaaagattgagATGGAAGATATGACGTCATAAACTGGAGGTTGAACCCGCTTTAAAAGGCTATTAGCCCATGGCTTACATCACCCACATCCAAGACATCCCAGACACCAACTAGTTTGTTGTTACAGGTTTGAAACCAATAAGGAGACATAATGTTCCTATAACAAAAACACTGGTCTTAATCAAAGCTTAACTCATTTAGTCATCCTTAGTAGATGGTTATGATGATAGAATTAAAACAGGCAGAGAGATTCAATTCAAGtcttcatatataataattgttagTTGTACTGATAAAGGAGAGCATTCCTGTAAGATTCGGGGAATCGATGCAGTGGTGGTACACTTCAAAACTCTTTCCACTGTCCAGCAAGAAAAAGCAAGGGACATGAAAGTTGAAGAGGATCGTGTCAATATCACCATTACTCGAATTGATATTTTGAGAGTATATGtatcttttcttcctctcaAATGCTGTAATAATTGGTCTAAGTTAtatcaatattatttaattcctcttctaaaaataacaaataagtttaaaaagttaattgatagttaaaaaatattaacttaactaattaaattataaatgtttgacaaaattatataaaatagctAAACAATTGTAaaatgagaatatatatatatatatatacatatgatattttttatataaatttcaattttattttatggataaaaatatatattaaagtgttataattttagtttttcaattatatttaaactctCGTAATCTTAACAATTATTTTCATTACATTTTTCATATTAAGTATTTACAATTAATCttatactatattttaaatatttttttattaagtttaaaataaattaaaaaaacatatactcaagtagaaattatatttttattatattaattaacataatggttaaaataaatcatcaaatataaaattattcaaaaaataaaagaaaaataaaataagcctAACATTTATCGTTGTCAAATTCGTGaagtataattattaaatattataaatagtacaatagttaaaataaatagtttaatataaaaaaatatgaaaattaatagtgcaattgttaaaataataaaataattttttatttaaaaaggaaaataagataatttaaaaaatattttaagaataaaaaataataaaatataaacacttaaaagttagaatctaatatttttaaaaatgttactttaattaatgttttaaaaaatattaaaatttattgaaaaaaactaatttatagaacaaataaataagtttttcgaccaataaaaaaaattagatgctAATCTTAATGGTTTGTCAAATATAGTCATAATATTTCAtaggataaataaaatagaattaagtcCTCCTGTTATTATCGACAATTACATTTGTCTTAATGTTAGTAATTAAGTTTTCCATAATTTCTTCATCTCTCTTAAATTTCTTTAGCCATTGAACCACTGCGAACAACCGATGGATCACTCAAATTTAGCTTTCTTTGACATCCTTAGCCTTTGTTGCCTCTACTTAAATGTCCActtcaagtaaagaaaaaaaaataaacaaataaaaacaataaatatccaCCTCACACAACCATATATATAGTCCCAAGTTGCATTCATTTTAAGCTTGGACCAAGTAATCTAGTCAAGGAAAATAATCAATCTCTACTTATGGGCAAAGATGTGTGGCGTTTATTTTACAACTATTGCATATTTTgtgtataatattattttttctaagatTACACATATGTTTTATGGAAATCAATTCTATtcaattcaaaaatatatttataatacgACGATACTAAtttgcaattaaaaaaatttcaaaataaaaaacgttTGAACGTTAAGCATCGAttatagaaaattatatatgtattactTGAATCAACCAAATAGACATTCTACTACCATTTTAAAaagttgatataaaatataaaagaatataaaaataaagattaaataaatatttaacaaaatattaaaaatgataaaaaaaatatgtataattaatttaaatgaatttagaaatgtttaaacttataaaatatattttaaataacttttagaaaaaatgaagaaatacaCAATATCATTCTTTAGAATGAGTATTTTAAGAAATGCAACTTATCAAGTAACTAAACTTCCATTTAGTATATAAaggtaaaattaaaagaaaaataaaatctatagtGAATTGGAAAAGTAAAACAGAGTGCAATCTTCGGTTTTCCACACaattagaaagagaagaaataaaGTGATTGAGAGCGAAGTTTTTTAGATGGAAtattgttgtggatgatttggTTTGAATCAATTATTGTGAAGCAAAGCAATAGTGGGGTTGAAGTTGAACGATCTTACAGTCACGACTCACCACAACCCTAACGTGCACACACAAAGGATTGGAATTGGATGGCAGCacacaaaagcagggctttcaGTTCGGTACCCAGTCAACTCGACAAACTAAAATCATACtgtatttacataatttttttatgtgatcaaaatataaaataaaataactagtaCTATAatacaaagaaattaaatttttttataaaacaatattatataaataatattactatattatataaagagttaattaaatttttagtccctcaattttttcatattataattttttgtttcttaaaatatattttttttataatttttaatccttcattaatatcttgtaatcaaatttagttcctctaaaaaaaatttctccatTTTTAAtccctcatttttttattgctcaaaagtaatatcaaatataaaataaacaaggactaaaaatagataaaacaaAGACTAGTtttgagtaataaaaataaacaacggactacaaattttgaaaaattaaaattgttcacataaaattaacaaagggctaaaagttgtataaaaaaatttgagggAGTAAAAGTTagattttagaaaatttgaggctcaaaataattttcatacaaAGGTCTAACTCCATGTGTATTTGGACAACCTCCAAAATCATGATGAGGTGAGTCAACCTAGATTTTGATCCAATTTTACATGTTTGAATTATTGTCAAAATCATGATAGAATCAAttatgatgtaaaaaaaattatgatcgaAAACAAGTAGAAATAGTTTCTACTTCTATCAAAATCGATTCTATATAATTAATTCtgtaaaatcaatttcattcaaaattaatttttttacggtCAATTCAAACAGACTGTGTTGGTAGTAGTTTGTGGGAGATGTTGTAAACCTCCTCATATTTGAGATccatttttattgataaaaaaaactaatttgcaCACCTTGACTTCTCACAAAAATTCAAACAAGTCACTCCTTTGTTTTTGGCTCACCCTCCTTTCTtacaacttttttatattatgaaacTACTAAATCTACAATAGCCAATTCTTTCATACACTTTCTATGAGACTAAAaacttgaaaatgttttaaagtACCAATTTTAAGTGAGTCactaaacatatttataattactcattaattaagtatattttaaatgtttttcatttaaaCAACTTGGTTTACAAACCGAGCACGTGAATTAACTAATGAaaggttattttaattttcacctTAATAAATGATTTAAGTTTATGTCCTGTGTGTGTTaaatatccagaaaaaaaaacttggttTAGGATGTGATAATATTATGGACAAAGTGTTTGGtatctaagagtttttgttattATTGGATCACTTAACGCAACTCCACtactattgaaaaaaaaaaaggacttaACTCCACTACTAATGGTGAAAATCTTGAAAAGAACACCCAAAGTGACACCCCTATATAGATGGTAAGATGCGAGGCTAAGCTAAGCAACTAGATAACCGACATATGTGTTGCCTATAAATTCTTTAGCTAAATTTGGTATTTCAAGAGCATCAGGGTCATGGATGCTTTTCAGTTCAAAATTCTTATTTCAAGCATTCTTGCCCTGTTAGTGTGCGCCTTGTTTTATCAATTTAAGAGAACACTTTGTGGCAATACAAAGAAGATCTGTAGTGCACCTCAAGCAGCAGGTGCATGGCCTATCATTGGCCATTTGCACCTCTTCAATGGTCATCAACTCACACACAAAACACTTGGCATGATGGCTGAGAAACATGGTCCAATTTTCACAATAAAACTTGGTTCATACAAAGTTCTAGTATTGAGTAGTTGGGAGATGGCCAAAGAGTGTTTCACTGTCCATGACAAAGCATTCTCCACCAGACCATGTGTTGCAGCCTCAAAGCTAATGGGCTACAACTATGCGATGTTTGGCTTCACTCCATATGGTTCTTACTGGCGTCAGGTAAGGAAATTAACTACCATAGAACTTCTTTCTAACAATCGTCTTGAGCCACTCAAGGACACAAGAACGTTTGAGTTAGATGCTGCAGTAAAAGAGCTTTATAAGTTGTGGACAAGAAACGGTTGTCCAAAGGGAGGGGTTTTGGTGGATATGAAGCAGTGGTTTGGTGATTTGACGCATAATATTGCTCTCAGAATGGTGGGAGGGAAGTCTTATTGTGGGGTTGGTGATGATCATGCTGAAGGTGAGGCAAGAAGGTATAGGAGAGTTATGAGAGACTGGGTGTGCTTGTTTGGGGTGTTTGTGTGGTCTGATTCATTTCCATTTCTGGGGTGGTTGGATATCAATGGATATGAAAAGGATATGAAGAGAACTGCAAGTGAATTGGACACTCTAGTTGAAGGGTGGCTAGAGGAacacaaaaggaaaaagaaaagaggttTGAGTGTGAATGGaaaggaagaacaagatgatTTCATGGATGTCATGCTGAATGTTCTGCAGGGTACAGAGATTTCTGGTTATGATTCAGATACCATCATCAAAGCTACTTGCCTGGTAAGTAAAATGTTcggctctcttttttttcatggtTGCTACTTGCTTTTACAATTGATGGAGTCCAAAAGGAATCCAAGACTTTGTGCTATAAACTACATAATTTAGGACATGCTAATAAGGATATTCATAAGACGCTTTTAAGCCTTTGGTtctaaaagaaaagagataaatTATGCTGAATCTAACGTAGCATTTTATAAATCAATAAACGAACCATTGCAATCTTGAGTCCATCTAagtaataaattcaaaaggaattATTCCAACAGAAAAGCAGGAGTACAAGACATAAATTTCGAAAAAAgttgatatatattttcttttgaataatGATTCGAAAATGCTAAAGAGTACAAATTTGTGTTGACAAAAACCATTACCACTACCACTGTTATTCCTGTcaattttccccctttttttattttgttgttcaaCCTCGCTTCTTATTATTTCGTACGATGTAACGAACTCTTAATAATTTGGTTCGTCTACTCAAGTCTTTTCACAAGGAACAAAGAATATATCAAAAGCTATTAGTTTTGTTTTGCGAGGCCACAAGGGTCCACTTGTTCAGAAGAAAAtctctcttattttaaaatccTTCAGTATCACAAGATATCAAAGCTATTAACACCCACAGCAGGAGTGCACTTCTCCAAATTTTACGTTGGTGCACATGAACGTTCTGTTTGACGTCTAATTTTGAATTACAACCATGAACTTGTATATATTTGCAGAATTTGATTTTAGCAGGAACTGACCCCACCATGGTCACGCTAACATGGGCACTATCTCTGCTACTTAACCATCAAACAGAACTTAAAAGAGCCCAACATGAACTGGGCACTCTTATGGGCAAGCACAGGAAAGTAGACGAATCTGACATAAAGAAGTTAGTGTACCTCCAAGCCGTTGTGAAGGAAACTCTGCGCCTGTATCCACCAAGTCCAATTATCACCCTTCGTGCAGCCATGGAAGACTGCACCTTTTCATGTGGATATCACATTCCTGCAGGCACACAATTGATGGTGAATGCTTGGAAGATCCACAGGGATGGTCGTGTTTGGAGTGACCCTAATGATTTCAAGCCTGAAAGGTTTTTGACAAGCCACAAAGATGTTGATGTAAAGGGTCAGAACTATGAGCTCGTCCCTTTTAGTTCTGGAAGGCGAGCATGCCCTGGGGCATCACTCGCTCTGCGTGTGGTGCACTTG of Glycine soja cultivar W05 chromosome 1, ASM419377v2, whole genome shotgun sequence contains these proteins:
- the LOC114421312 gene encoding cytochrome P450 CYP82D47-like, which translates into the protein MDAFQFKILISSILALLVCALFYQFKRTLCGNTKKICSAPQAAGAWPIIGHLHLFNGHQLTHKTLGMMAEKHGPIFTIKLGSYKVLVLSSWEMAKECFTVHDKAFSTRPCVAASKLMGYNYAMFGFTPYGSYWRQVRKLTTIELLSNNRLEPLKDTRTFELDAAVKELYKLWTRNGCPKGGVLVDMKQWFGDLTHNIALRMVGGKSYCGVGDDHAEGEARRYRRVMRDWVCLFGVFVWSDSFPFLGWLDINGYEKDMKRTASELDTLVEGWLEEHKRKKKRGLSVNGKEEQDDFMDVMLNVLQGTEISGYDSDTIIKATCLNLILAGTDPTMVTLTWALSLLLNHQTELKRAQHELGTLMGKHRKVDESDIKKLVYLQAVVKETLRLYPPSPIITLRAAMEDCTFSCGYHIPAGTQLMVNAWKIHRDGRVWSDPNDFKPERFLTSHKDVDVKGQNYELVPFSSGRRACPGASLALRVVHLTLARLLHSFNVASPSNQVVDMTESFGLTNLKATPLEVLLTPRQDTKFYED